The following is a genomic window from Terriglobia bacterium.
TGCAGCAAGAGCGGGTATTGCAGTCCAGGCACACCGACCCGCCGTGCCCAGTCCGCTTGCACGCTCGACGAGAAACCCTGCACCACGGTTTGGCTATAGCTGAAGCTCAGGTTGGCGGTATTGTCGTCAATCCCATCTACCAGTGCCTGAATTCCGACCGTGCCTCCAGCATTCAGCTTGTCCGAGAAATCAGGAGGAATGACGATCGCGATCCGGCAACTCCCTTGATCAATGGCCCGCAACAGGGCAGGGTAGTTATCAACTGTCTGCACCAAGTCGAAGTACTTGGTGGATTCGAAGCGCTTGATTAACTCATGGCTCTGCAGGCTGCCTTCACGGTCAAAGATGTATAGCGGAATCTCCTTGGTATCCAGACTGACACCATAGCCAAACAACAGCATCATGATGGGCGGCATGAGGGTCACGACCGCCAGACTGCGAGTGTCGCGAAGGATCTGGATGATCTCCTTGCGAGCCATGGCGAGAATCCTGTGACCGCGCATAGGGCCTAGTTGGTCCTTTCGACGTTATGGCCGGCCACCGACACAAAGACGTCTTCGAGGGTGGGCTGAATCTGCTCCATCTTGTCGACGGCGACGCCGTGCTCCGCCAAGAGACTGCGCAACCGAGCGGTGGACTCACCGGCCTTGGGCACAATTAGGTGCAGGGAGTTGCCGAAAACGGCCGCGTCGAGAACTCCGGGCGCCGTCCGCAGCACGTCAAGGGCCGGCGCGAGGGGTTCACACTGGACTAACAGGAGTTCGCCCGGCATGCAGGTTCGCTTCAGCTCAGCCGGGGTGCCGAGAGCGACGATCTTGCCGCGATCGATGAGCGCCAGGCGATTGCAGTACTCTGCCTCATCCATATAGTGAGTGGTGACGAATACCGTCGTACCCTGTCCCGCCAGTTCGTGAATCACGTCCCAGAATTGGCGGCGGGTGATGGGGTCGACGCCTGCGGTTGGCTCATCCAGAAACAGGACCGAAGGAGAGTGGAGCATGGCACAGCCCAGCGACAGCCGTTGCTTCCATCCACCGGGCAGAGCTCCGGTCAGATCCGTGGTACGCGCGGACAGGCCAGAGATGTCCAGAGCCCACTGGATTCGCCCCGCAACCGAGCGCGACGCCACGGAGTACATGCCGGCGAAAAAGCGGAGATTCTCAATCACAGTCAATTCGTCATACAAGGAGAATTTCTGGGACATGTAGCCGATCGTCTGCCGCACCGCTTCGGGCTGGGTCGCTACGTCAAAGCCGGACACGAGGGCTTTTCCCTCGGTCGGACGAAGCAGCCCGCACAGGATTCGAATGGTGGTGGACTTGCCAGCGCCATTGGGACCCAGGAAGCCAAAAATTTCGCCACGATAGGCTTCAAAACGAATGTGGTCCACGGCCACGAAGCTGCCAAAGCGCTTCACCAGGTTCTCCACAATGACGGCTTGGCCGTTATCGTTCATCAACGCGCATTCCCCGTCTTGCCCTCCACGGCGGCGACCATGACGTCCTCGACCGTGGGTGTGGTCTTCACAATGTGATCAAAAGCGAGCTTGGCCGCGGTCAGCCGGCTGCGCAACTCGGGTATGCGGCGTTCCGCGTCATCCAGCAAGAGATGGACCCCGTCACCCACCAGCACCAGGCTGGAAACGCCGTCCGCATGCTCTAACTCCCCGCGGAGCCGGCGGGCATCCGTGGAAATTACGGCCACCACATCGCCCGGCAATTTTTTCTTCAGTTGTGAAGGCGTGTCGCAGAACAGCAGCCCTCCCTTGTGGAGCAGCGCAACACGATGGCAGCGCTCGGCCTCGTCCAGATACGCGGTGGAGGCGATAACGGTTACACCTTCGGTGGCCAGGGAATAGAGAATGCTCCAAAAGTCGCGACGCGAAATGGGATCCACACCGTTGGTGGGTTCATCCAGGAGAATGATTCTCGGAGTGTGGATCAGCGCGCAGACCAAGCCCAGCTTCTGTTTCATACCTCCGGAAAGCCTGCCGGCCTGGCGGGTGCGGAACGGTTCCAGGCCGGCAATTGCGAGCAGTCGCGAGGCCCGTTCCTTGCGCTCGCGGGAAGGGACACCGAAAATGTCAGCATAGAATCGGATGTTTTCGTCGATGGTCAGCTCTTCGTACAGCCCGAAGCGCTGCGGCATGTAGCTGACGAGTTGCTTGGCGGCGTCGGGGTGGCGCACGACATCCAACCCCGCCACGGTGGCCGTGCCTTCATCCGGGGTAAGCACCGCCGCAAGCATGCGAAGGGTCGTAGTCTTACCTGCGCCGTCTGGGCCCACGAGGCCAAAGATTTCGCTGCGGTTCACGGAGAAGCTCAGATGATCGACAGCGCACACATCGCGGAAGCGCTTGACCAAGCCGCGCACCTCAACCGCTACGCCTTGCTCGCCTTGAGTCTCCATCGCCAAACCAACCTCGTTGCTCACTACCTGCGTTCGCTGTGCCGGTGGGAGCCTTTGCTGACCTCCTGCTGCACGGACGCTTGCGCGGAGATACCGGGGCCGCTCTTCTCGGCGTTCGCGGCCGCGCCCGGAGCAAGCAAATCGACGGCTGCGTCCGCCGGCATACCAGGTTTCAACTCATGCTTCTCATTGGAAAGGTCAATCTTGATCCTGTAGACCAGCGTCACCCGTTCCTCCGCAGTTTGCACGCTCTTAGGCGTGAACTCCGCATCAGGGGCAATGAACGACACCTTGCCCGAGTAGGTTTTACCGGGATAGGTGTCGGTGGTTACCCGCGCGGTCTGGCCCCACCGAATTCTGCCTAAGTCGGTCTCACTCACGTAGGCGCGTAACCACACGTGATCCAGGTCCGCCAGCGTGACGATGGGAGTTCCCGGCCCTACGACTTCCCCCAACTCGGCGGAACGGGTCACAATCACCCCCGAATTGGGCGCCCTCAGCACGGTGTAACCCAATTTGATTTTCGACATGCGGACGTTTTCCAAAGATTGCTTGACGGATTGCCGGTCAATGCTGATTTGCTCTTTCCGGCTGCCCTCGCGCACTTGCTCATAAATCTGTTTCGCGCGTTCGTAAGCCGCCTGAGCACGCTTGAGATTGGTGGAGGAGATATCGCGGGCCTGGGCCGAGATTGCGTCCTTTGCGTACAATTCCTGATTGCGCTTGTCATCGAGTTTCTTGAGTTCCAGGTCAGCCTCGGCATCGGCCAAGCTCTCCTGGGAAGCCTGGATGTCGAATCGCCTCGACCCCGCCTCGGTGAGCTGCAGTTGGGCGTCTTTCAACTGCATGTTGGCTTCGTCGGTAGCAACTTGCTGCTTGTAGTCTTCGTCATCCAGCCGCGCCAGCACGGTGCCCGCCTCGACCCACTGTCCTTCCTGCACCGGCAGTTCGCTGATCCGCCCCTGCACCTTGAAGCTGAGATCGCTCTGGTGGGCCTCGACGTTTCCCGACAGTTTCAGCACGTTACTGGGCGGCTGCTTGCGGAAACGGGCCGGCAGGTAATACCACGCCGCGATGGCCACCGCCGCCAAAACAAGAAATGCAACAAGCTTTTTCATACTTGAACCTAAAGGGACCGACTACTGCGTTTGATACTAGACGGGACTATCGTCCCAGGAACCGCTCGTAATCTTTTTCCGTGGCGCCCAAGGCATTCGCCAAAGCGATCTTCGCATCGACGTATCGGGTCAGGGCAGAGACCTGGTTCTCTTGCGCGCGGATAAGGTTCTCCTGCGCCGTAACAACCTCGACGTTGTTGGTAGCACCAGCCTGAAACCGGACACGCGCCAGCTCCAATTCCTGCTGCGACAAATCCAGACCTTCGTCAGCCACCTTCACCTCGCCGCCGGTCGATTCCAAGGTGAGGAGAGCCTCGCGAATATCCTCCTCGATCTGTGCCCGAAGGTCTGCGATCTGGCTGTTCAGGCGCTGCAGACGAGCGTCAATCTCCGCCCGTTCTCCTTCGCGATCACGGTCGAACACTGTCACCGACAAGACTCCTTGAAAGGCGCCGGTACTGGCGGTAGAGGGGAATGTCCGCCCGTTGCCTCCATAATTGCCGCTCACCGAGAGCTTCGGCCAGGACCTGGCCCGGGACGCCTTTTGCAATTCGACCTGTTGGTCGCGCTGCCGCAGCAGCGATAAGTAGTCGGAGCGGCGGCTTAATGCGGCGCTCACACTTTCTCCTACGTCTGGCGGCCGCACCGGTTCATAAGCCAGCGCTTCCGCCAACACCAGCGGTTTTGCAAGGTCTAGGCCGATATTGCGTGCCAGGGCCAATAGCTTCTGCTGCGCCGTGTTGCGGGCGCTCAGCAACGTTTGCCGATCATTGGCAAGCTGCACCTTGGCGCGTAACACATCCAACCCGGTGGCCACACCGGAGTCGTGCTGGTCGTTCGCCAGCTTCAAGAGCGCCTGCGAAATGCTGACGCGCGTTTCCGCCGACCGGACCAAGGCTTCAGCCGATTGCGCACCTAAGTAGAGCGAAGCGATGGCGCGGACTACAAGATCGCGGCTCGATTGATAGTCGTGGCGGGCTGCTCGTTCCCCTTCCTCGCCGGACTTCCACCCGTGATAACTCTGCAAATCCAACACAGGCTGGTCGACGTACAACCGGAGATCGTACGAGTTAAAAGGACCGACGATCGGCGCGATAAAAGGACTGTGAAGACCTTTGGTAGCCAGGTTGACCTTTTGAAACACGTCCGAGGCATCTACGTGCGCCTTGGGAAGAAGATTGGCCAACCGCCGTTCCCGTGTGCCCGCCGCTTCCTTAACCTTGCTTTCGGCCACCAGTACGCTCAGGTTTGCTTGCAAGCCAAGTCGAACGGCTTCTCTCAAAGTCAGGCGGTAGGGCTGTGTTGGTCCTTGCGGCTGTGCTTCCTGGGCCCAAGCTACGGAAAGGGTGCGCAGCAGCGCACCAACGGCCAAGATCATGGTTACTGTCCAGGAACACCGCATATTGACACGAATCTCCGTAGCGTGGTGAATCTGGCCGACAACTGGTCCAAACCAGGCGTACCATGTGATTCAGGTTCTGTTAACGGTTGTTTTCGACCATTCTGCATTCCATTCGTAAAACTGGCGAGCGGTGGCATCCTTCGGCGAACGCCAGGTTTCGGGGTTGTAGGGCGTGATGTAGGGCTCCAGCTTCTTGCTGATATCCCGAAAGAGATCGTGGTCGCGCACGTGGTCGACCGCGGCCCCAGCGTCCTCGCTGGTTTCAATGAAATGAATGTACAGATCCTCCAGGATAAATAAGCAACGGTGGCGAATCCCGGCCAGCTTCGGCAGGTCGGTGGCATCGGACTCGGCGAAGATGGCGGCTACCTTTTCCTCGCTGCCTGGTTTGATACGCGCCACAATGACAGCACGCTTACTCATCACAGCACCTCCCCCTCCAGCGCTTCCCCGCTCCGGGATTACAAGCGATAGCTCATGCGCGATTCGACAACCGTATCGGCAAGCTTCTTGTACAAGTGCGCGTTGTCGATAGCGACCGCCGCCTGGGCGGCAAAAGCGGTAGCGACGTCGAGGTCCCGCTCGGTAAATCCGGTTCCCGCCTTCTTGTTGATCATCTCAACCACCCCGATCACGCGGTCGCGGACGTCCAAGGGAACCGCCAGCAGAGAGCGAGTAACAAACCCCAGCGAGCGGTCGATGGCATCGGAGAAACGCGGGTCGGTGTGCGCCTCGTCCACGATGGTGGGTTTGTTATTCTTCAGGACCCAGCCTGCCACGCCGGTATCGGCAGGCATGCGCATGGTCTTGATTCTTCCCTCGGAATCTCCCGTGGCAACCTCAAAGGTAAGCTCGCGGCTGGCTTCGTCATACAACAGGAGAGAAGCGGCCTCAGCGCCGAGCAGATCGGCGGCCGCACCGATGATGGCGCGCAGCAGGTTCGGAAGGTTGAAGGTGGAGTTTAGTTGCACGCTGGACTGGACCAAGGCGCGGCGGATACGCCGTTCTTCCGCCAGATCGTGGGTGAGAGCCGCAACCTCGCTGATGGCCTGATTCATGCTGATCTCCTCATGGCGGCATCCTCAGGCACGATCAATGTGCCCTGGGGCGTCATGTACTTTTCAATGAAATCGAGGTGATAGTCCCCGCTGCGGAACACGGGATGAGCTAACAGTTCAAGATGGAAAGGAATGGTTGTCTTGACGCCCTCACAGGCAAATTCCGACAGCGCCCGCTGCATGACATCCAAGGCTTGCGTCCGGTCTTTGCCGTGGACGATAACCTTTGCCAGGAGCGAATCGTAGTACGGCGGAATGGTATAGCCGCTGTAGGCATGAGTTTCCACCCTCACCCGGGGTCCGCCGGGAGGAATAAAGCGAGTCAGGGTTCCGCTTGCGCCTTTCCAATTGTTGGCAGGATCCTCGGCGTTAACCCGGCACTCGATGGCATGCCCCCGCGGGACAATGTCGTGCTGTTTGACGGGCAGCGGTTCGCCGGCAGCGACCCGGATCATGAGCTCGACGATATCGAGTCCGGTAGTGGTTTCAGACACCGGATGCTCAACCTGGATTCGGGTGTTCATCTCCATGAAGTAGAAGTTCCGATCGCAATCCACTAGGAACTCCATCGTCCCGGCGCTCTCGTAGCCGATCGCCTTGGCGCCAGCTACCGCCGCTTCGCCGATTCGCCGGCGCAGTCCGTCATCGATGTAGGTAGAAGGAGACTCCTCGATCAGCTTCTGCTGGCGGCGCTGAATGGAGCAATCCCGTTCGCCCAGGTAGACGACGTTCCCGTGACGGTCGCCCATGACTTGAATTTCCACGTGGCGAGCATCGCGAATGAACTTTTCGAGATAAACCCGGTTGTCCTTGAATACGGCTTGCGCGGTGTTGCGAACATCCTCCAAGGCCGAGGCCAGTTCGGAGCCCTTCCACACCACTTGCATGCCGCGCCCGCCGCCGCCGGCCGAAGCTTTCAAAATCACCGGATAGCCGACCTGCTCTGCCCTCAGACGGGCCTCGTCGTAGTTCACCAAGGGCGTCTCGGTACCGCCGGGCAACGGCAGTCCTGCATCCGTCATCAACTTGCGCGCCCCCGATTTGTCGCCCATCATCTCCATCACATTCGGAGCGGGTCCGATGAAGGTGATCCCGGAATCGCGGCAGATTTCCGCGAAGTAGGTGTCCTGCGACAGAAAGCCGTAGCCGGGGTGAACCGCCTCGGCTCCGGTCATCAGGCAGGCATGAATAATGGAGGGGATGTGGAGATAGCTGCGGCTGGAAGGGGCTGGCCCGATCAGTACCGCTTCGTCCGCCAACTCCACCGGCCTGGAATCCGCGTCCGCCTTGGAGTAGATCTGGACAGTCTTGATCCCCATGTCCCGGCAGGTTCGGTTAATCCGCAGGGCAATCTCGCCGCGATTACAAATAAGGATCTTCTTGAACACAAAGCACCTTTGCGAAACTGGCCCTAACGCAAGGACCGGTAATTGGTGGCTAAGTCTTTGCAGCTCCGCCACTGGTATCAACGAGCATGAGCCGCTGTTCGTAGGTGACCGGAGTGGCGTCCTCGACCAGAATTTCGACCACCACACCGCGGCAATCGCTGGTCACATCGTTCATCACTTTCATGGCTTCGATGATGGCCACTTTCTGGCCGCGCTCAACCGTATCGCCGACTTGCACCAGGGGCTTGGCCCCGGGCGATCCGGCCCGGTAGAAAACGCCGACTAGCGGCGAGACGATAGGCACGGTGCCGGCAGCCATCGACGGCGCCTGACTGGCGCCAGCAGACACCGCCGCCGGCAATGCCGCTACGGCTACCACTTCGCGCTGGATCTCGATCTGAAGGTCGCCGGCTTTGACGAGCAGGCGCGTCGTTCCCGTTCCTTCCAGGGAATGAGCCAGATCTTTTGCCTCTTTCAACGCGAGGCGAATTCCGTCGGCAGGGGACCCGTTTCCGCCTTCTTTTTTGCTGGCATCCATGGTTGGCTCTCTTGATGTTTGCGTCTTCACTTCTGCTGCACACCCTCGGTAAACGACCCGAACCCGCGGAACCGCGCATAGCGCTGATCAATCAGTTCGCGCCCGCTCAGCTTTGCCAAAGCATCCAGATTCCTCTTCAGCGCTTCCTGCAGGGCCGCGGCAGCCCGGGCAAGATCCGTGTGCGCGCCCTCGGCCGGCTCGGGCACCAACTCGTCGGCAACGCCAAGCTTCAACAACTCACGGGCGGTGAGGCGGGAGGCCTCGGCGGCGCGTGGAGCGCGGGCCGCATCCTTGAAAAGAATGGTGGCGCATCCCTCGGGACTGATCACCGAGTAGATGGCATTCTCCAGCATCAGCACGCGGTTCCCAACGCCGATGGCGAGCGCCCCACCGCTCCCACCTTCTCCGATGACCGTGCAGATGATGGGCACCGGCAGACGGGCCATGACCAGCAGGTTGCGGGCAATGGCTTCGCTTTGGTTGCGTTCCTCCGCCTGCAAACCCGGATAGGCGCCCGGCGTATCGATGAAGGTCAGAATCGGCAACTGCACGCGCCCCGCGTACTGCATCAGGCGCAATGCCTTCCAGTAGCCCTCGGGGTGCGGCATCCCGAAATTGCGCTCGATGCTCTGTTTGGTCCCGCGTCCTTTCTGGTGTCCAACCACCATCACCGGCCGGCCTTCCAACAAGGCAAGCCCCCCCACAATCGACGGGTCATCCCGAAGGTGACGATCCCCGCGCAGCTCGGTAAAGCTGTCAAACAGCGCGCCGATATATTCGTAGAGATTCGGCCGGTCGGGATGTCGGGCAAGCTGAACGCATTCCCACACCGAGCGGGCTGGA
Proteins encoded in this region:
- a CDS encoding ABC transporter ATP-binding protein, with the translated sequence MNDNGQAVIVENLVKRFGSFVAVDHIRFEAYRGEIFGFLGPNGAGKSTTIRILCGLLRPTEGKALVSGFDVATQPEAVRQTIGYMSQKFSLYDELTVIENLRFFAGMYSVASRSVAGRIQWALDISGLSARTTDLTGALPGGWKQRLSLGCAMLHSPSVLFLDEPTAGVDPITRRQFWDVIHELAGQGTTVFVTTHYMDEAEYCNRLALIDRGKIVALGTPAELKRTCMPGELLLVQCEPLAPALDVLRTAPGVLDAAVFGNSLHLIVPKAGESTARLRSLLAEHGVAVDKMEQIQPTLEDVFVSVAGHNVERTN
- a CDS encoding ABC transporter ATP-binding protein, whose protein sequence is METQGEQGVAVEVRGLVKRFRDVCAVDHLSFSVNRSEIFGLVGPDGAGKTTTLRMLAAVLTPDEGTATVAGLDVVRHPDAAKQLVSYMPQRFGLYEELTIDENIRFYADIFGVPSRERKERASRLLAIAGLEPFRTRQAGRLSGGMKQKLGLVCALIHTPRIILLDEPTNGVDPISRRDFWSILYSLATEGVTVIASTAYLDEAERCHRVALLHKGGLLFCDTPSQLKKKLPGDVVAVISTDARRLRGELEHADGVSSLVLVGDGVHLLLDDAERRIPELRSRLTAAKLAFDHIVKTTPTVEDVMVAAVEGKTGNAR
- a CDS encoding efflux RND transporter periplasmic adaptor subunit, with protein sequence MKKLVAFLVLAAVAIAAWYYLPARFRKQPPSNVLKLSGNVEAHQSDLSFKVQGRISELPVQEGQWVEAGTVLARLDDEDYKQQVATDEANMQLKDAQLQLTEAGSRRFDIQASQESLADAEADLELKKLDDKRNQELYAKDAISAQARDISSTNLKRAQAAYERAKQIYEQVREGSRKEQISIDRQSVKQSLENVRMSKIKLGYTVLRAPNSGVIVTRSAELGEVVGPGTPIVTLADLDHVWLRAYVSETDLGRIRWGQTARVTTDTYPGKTYSGKVSFIAPDAEFTPKSVQTAEERVTLVYRIKIDLSNEKHELKPGMPADAAVDLLAPGAAANAEKSGPGISAQASVQQEVSKGSHRHSERR
- a CDS encoding TolC family protein; this translates as MILAVGALLRTLSVAWAQEAQPQGPTQPYRLTLREAVRLGLQANLSVLVAESKVKEAAGTRERRLANLLPKAHVDASDVFQKVNLATKGLHSPFIAPIVGPFNSYDLRLYVDQPVLDLQSYHGWKSGEEGERAARHDYQSSRDLVVRAIASLYLGAQSAEALVRSAETRVSISQALLKLANDQHDSGVATGLDVLRAKVQLANDRQTLLSARNTAQQKLLALARNIGLDLAKPLVLAEALAYEPVRPPDVGESVSAALSRRSDYLSLLRQRDQQVELQKASRARSWPKLSVSGNYGGNGRTFPSTASTGAFQGVLSVTVFDRDREGERAEIDARLQRLNSQIADLRAQIEEDIREALLTLESTGGEVKVADEGLDLSQQELELARVRFQAGATNNVEVVTAQENLIRAQENQVSALTRYVDAKIALANALGATEKDYERFLGR
- a CDS encoding TcmI family type II polyketide cyclase, which codes for MSKRAVIVARIKPGSEEKVAAIFAESDATDLPKLAGIRHRCLFILEDLYIHFIETSEDAGAAVDHVRDHDLFRDISKKLEPYITPYNPETWRSPKDATARQFYEWNAEWSKTTVNRT
- a CDS encoding GAF domain-containing protein, with the translated sequence MNQAISEVAALTHDLAEERRIRRALVQSSVQLNSTFNLPNLLRAIIGAAADLLGAEAASLLLYDEASRELTFEVATGDSEGRIKTMRMPADTGVAGWVLKNNKPTIVDEAHTDPRFSDAIDRSLGFVTRSLLAVPLDVRDRVIGVVEMINKKAGTGFTERDLDVATAFAAQAAVAIDNAHLYKKLADTVVESRMSYRL
- the accC gene encoding acetyl-CoA carboxylase biotin carboxylase subunit — encoded protein: MFKKILICNRGEIALRINRTCRDMGIKTVQIYSKADADSRPVELADEAVLIGPAPSSRSYLHIPSIIHACLMTGAEAVHPGYGFLSQDTYFAEICRDSGITFIGPAPNVMEMMGDKSGARKLMTDAGLPLPGGTETPLVNYDEARLRAEQVGYPVILKASAGGGGRGMQVVWKGSELASALEDVRNTAQAVFKDNRVYLEKFIRDARHVEIQVMGDRHGNVVYLGERDCSIQRRQQKLIEESPSTYIDDGLRRRIGEAAVAGAKAIGYESAGTMEFLVDCDRNFYFMEMNTRIQVEHPVSETTTGLDIVELMIRVAAGEPLPVKQHDIVPRGHAIECRVNAEDPANNWKGASGTLTRFIPPGGPRVRVETHAYSGYTIPPYYDSLLAKVIVHGKDRTQALDVMQRALSEFACEGVKTTIPFHLELLAHPVFRSGDYHLDFIEKYMTPQGTLIVPEDAAMRRSA
- a CDS encoding acetyl-CoA carboxylase biotin carboxyl carrier protein (composes the biotin carboxyl carrier protein subunit of the acetyl-CoA carboxylase complex, the enzyme that catalyzes the carboxylation of acetyl-CoA to malonyl-CoA, which in turn controls the rate of fatty acid metabolism) encodes the protein MDASKKEGGNGSPADGIRLALKEAKDLAHSLEGTGTTRLLVKAGDLQIEIQREVVAVAALPAAVSAGASQAPSMAAGTVPIVSPLVGVFYRAGSPGAKPLVQVGDTVERGQKVAIIEAMKVMNDVTSDCRGVVVEILVEDATPVTYEQRLMLVDTSGGAAKT